A region of Panthera uncia isolate 11264 chromosome D4, Puncia_PCG_1.0, whole genome shotgun sequence DNA encodes the following proteins:
- the LOC125915110 gene encoding olfactory receptor 1L6-like, with amino-acid sequence MLRGNQSHIPEFLLLGLTSDPKYQKWLFTSFLVMYLVNVAGNSVIIAAIWGDTHLHTPMYFFLSNLSLVDVSFTTVIVPRMLANMLSKTKKIPFAQCLTQMYFFVAFGITDSFLLAAMAIDRYMAICNPLHYTTTMSPQRCLLLVTVSWVLSHLHSLTHTILMARLSFCGPNVIHHFFCDVQPLLTLSCSDTSVNELLAFTEGSLVIMSPFILIIVSYVHITRAVLRVPSRGGRHKVFSTCGSHLTVVALFYGTIIFVYIRPSSTYSVTKDRVITVIYTVVTPMLNPFIYSLRNKDMKQALKKLIRRVE; translated from the coding sequence ATGCTGAGGGGAAACCAGAGCCATATTCCTGAATTCCTCCTTCTGGGACTGACCAGTGACCCCAAATATCAGAAGTGGCTCTTTACCAGCTTCCTAGTCATGTATCTGGTCAACGTGGCTGGCAACTCAGTCATCATTGCAGCCATCTGGGGGGACacccacctccacacccccatgtacttcttcctctccaatctGTCTCTGGTGGATGTCTCCTTTACAACCGTCATCGTGCCACGGATGCTGGCAAACATGCTGAGCAAGACCAAGAAGATCCCCTTTGCCCAATGCCTCACACAGATGTATTTCTTTGTGGCCTTTGGGATCACGGACAGCTTCCTCCTGGCTGCCATGGCTATTGACCGCTACATGGCCATCTGTAACCCACTGCATTACACCACGACCATGAGCCCCCAGCGCTGTCTCCTGCTGGTGACGGTGTCCTGGGTGCTGTCCCACCTTCACTCACTCACCCACACGATTCTCATGGCCCGCCTCTCCTTCTGTGGGCCCAACGTCATCCACCACTTCTTCTGTGACGTCCAGCCACTGCTGACACTCTCCTGCTCTGACACGTCTGTCAATGAGCTTTTGGCCTTCACAGAGGGCTCCTTGGTGATCATGAGTCCCTTCATCTTGATCATTGTCTCTTACGTCCACATCACCCGTGCCGTTCTGAGGGTCCCTTCTCGAGGAGGCAGGCACAAGGTCTTCTCCACCTGTGGGTCCCACCTCACAGTTGTGGCACTCTTCTATGGGACCATAATATTCGTGTACATTCGCCCCTCATCCACCTACTCAGTGACAAAGGATCGTGTGATCACTGTCATCTACACAGTGGTTACCCCCATGCTGAATCCTTTTATTTATAGTCTTAGGAATAAGGACATGAAGCAGGCCTTGAAAAAGCTGATCAGGAGAGTAGAATAG